A genomic window from Glycine soja cultivar W05 chromosome 10, ASM419377v2, whole genome shotgun sequence includes:
- the LOC114369651 gene encoding heat shock factor-binding protein-like: MDGHDSQDPKQSPADMTAFVQNLLQQMQNRFQTMSDSIVTKIDDMGSRINELEQSINDLRAEMGVESSPSPATPAKPTEEITKEEGSA; encoded by the exons ATG GACGGACACGATTCACAAGACCCGAAGCAGAGCCCTGCTGACATGACTGCCTTT GTGCAAAATCTTCTCCAGCAGATG CAAAATAGGTTCCAGACAATGTCCGACTCCATTGTTACAAAGA TTGATGATATGGGAAGTCGCATAAATGAGTTGGAACAAAGCATCAATGACCTAAGAGCAGAGATGGGAGTGGAGTCCTCTCCATCACCTGCGACCCCTGCTAAGCCAACAGAGGAAATCACCAAAGAAGAGGGTTCAGCTTAA
- the LOC114369704 gene encoding putative indole-3-acetic acid-amido synthetase GH3.9 isoform X2 codes for MYVSDLDEGKAMYLYFVKAEMCTPCGLPARTVLTSYYKSKHFKCRTHDPWNDYTSPDQTILCNDSNQSMHCQLLSGLVHRRHVLRLGAVFASALLRAISFLERNWRHLCEDIRTGQLSSFITDPSCRSCMSTLLSSPDPRLADEITRICSQKSWKGILCQLWPKAKFIEAVVTGSMAQYVPALKHYSDGKLPLVCTMYASSECYFGVNLKPLCDPGDVAFTLLPNMGYFEFLPLGHNGTLLMDFDEGEQVPNDKLVDLVHVKLGCFYEPVVTTFAGLYRYRVGDVLQVVGFYNNAPQVRFICRRNVVISVDTEKTNEEDLHRGVTMAKKLLEPYDALLVEYTSYPDTSSIPGHYVLYWEILHCGIKTTESSQQLQLLDANVLEECCIAVEEQLDYVYRRCRSYDKSVGPLEIRVVEPGTFDALMDLFISQGASINQYKTPRCIKSKKALKLLKSKVTASFFSPRDPKWSPKMCST; via the exons at gtACGTTTCTGATCTTGACGAGGGCAAGGCAATGTATCTGTACTTTGTAAAAGCAGAAATGTGCACTCCATGTGGCCTACCAGCCAGAACAGTGTTAACAAGCTACTACAAGAGCAAGCACTTCAAGTGCCGCACACACGATCCTTGGAACGACTACACAAGCCCTGACCAAACCATTCTATGCAATGACAGCAACCAAAGCATGCATTGCCAGCTTCTCTCAGGTTTGGTCCACCGCCGCCACGTCCTACGCCTCGGTGCCGTCTTCGCCTCCGCACTTCTGAGAGCCATTTCCTTCCTGGAACGAAACTGGAGGCACCTTTGTGAGGACATTCGAACTGGCCAACTCAGTTCCTTCATAACAGACCCTTCATGCCGTTCATGCATGTCCACATTGCTTTCATCCCCTGACCCTCGTCTCGCTGATGAAATCACGAGAATCTGTAGCCAGAAGTCTTGGAAGGGAATTCTGTGCCAGCTTTGGCCTAAGGCAAAGTTCATTGAGGCTGTGGTTACTGGCTCCATGGCTCAGTATGTTCCTGCTCTTAAGCACTACAGTGATGGGAAATTGCCTTTGGTTTGTACCATGTATGCTTCTTCTGAGTGCTACTTTGGGGTTAATCTGAAGCCTCTTTGTGATCCTGGTGATGTTGCTTTTACGCTCTTGCCTAACATGGGTTACTTTGAGTTCCTTCCTCTTGGACATAACGGGACGCTGTTGATGGACTTTGATGAAGGGGAGCAGGTTCCCAATGATAAGCTTGTGGATTTGGTGCATGTTAAGCTTGGTTGCTTTTATGAGCCTGTGGTCACTACTTTTGCTG GGCTGTATCGATACCGCGTTGGTGACGTGCTTCAGGTGGTAGGATTTTACAACAACGCCCCACAAGTCCGTTTCATCTGCAGGAGAAACGTTGTGATCAGCGTCGACACCGAGAAGACCAACGAGGAGGACTTGCACAGGGGCGTGACAATGGCAAAAAAGTTGCTGGAGCCCTACGATGCTCTCTTAGTGGAGTACACAAGCTACCCCGACACTTCTTCGATACCAGGACACTACGTATTGTACTGGGAAATTCTTCATTGCGGGATAAAGACGACAGAGTCATCACAACAACTTCAACTTCTTGACGCAAACGTGCTTGAGGAATGTTGCATTGCGGTGGAGGAACAATTGGACTACGTATATAGACGATGCCGTAGCTATGACAAGTCTGTGGGGCCACTTGAGATACGTGTGGTGGAGCCAGGGACGTTTGATGCATTGATGGACTTGTTTATTAGCCAAGGTGCTTCCATCAATCAGTACAAGACTCCAAGGTGCATCAAGTCTAAGAAAGCACTCAAGTTACTCAAGTCTAAAGTTACAGCGTCTTTCTTCAGCCCTAGGGATCCCAAATGGTCCCCTAAGATGTGTTCAACTTGA
- the LOC114369704 gene encoding putative indole-3-acetic acid-amido synthetase GH3.9 isoform X1 encodes MDGKKLEYKGEEALKEIERLTMKAAEVQEGLLKQILTQNRETEYLSKYMRGEKNITDVAEFKRCVPVITYERIFPYIQRIANGEDSTLITSHPITEMLCSSGTSAGEPKMMPSIVEDLERRTFVYNLITPIINQYVSDLDEGKAMYLYFVKAEMCTPCGLPARTVLTSYYKSKHFKCRTHDPWNDYTSPDQTILCNDSNQSMHCQLLSGLVHRRHVLRLGAVFASALLRAISFLERNWRHLCEDIRTGQLSSFITDPSCRSCMSTLLSSPDPRLADEITRICSQKSWKGILCQLWPKAKFIEAVVTGSMAQYVPALKHYSDGKLPLVCTMYASSECYFGVNLKPLCDPGDVAFTLLPNMGYFEFLPLGHNGTLLMDFDEGEQVPNDKLVDLVHVKLGCFYEPVVTTFAGLYRYRVGDVLQVVGFYNNAPQVRFICRRNVVISVDTEKTNEEDLHRGVTMAKKLLEPYDALLVEYTSYPDTSSIPGHYVLYWEILHCGIKTTESSQQLQLLDANVLEECCIAVEEQLDYVYRRCRSYDKSVGPLEIRVVEPGTFDALMDLFISQGASINQYKTPRCIKSKKALKLLKSKVTASFFSPRDPKWSPKMCST; translated from the exons ATGGATGGAAAGAAATTAGAGTACAAAGGTGAGGAAGCACTAAAGGAGATAGAGAGGCTGACAATGAAGGCTGCTGAAGTTCAAGAAGGCCTTTTGAAACAGATCTTAACTCAGAACAGGGAAACTGAGTATTTGAGTAAGTATATGAggggagaaaaaaatataacagaCGTAGCAGAGTTTAAGAGGTGTGTTCCAGTAATCACTTATGAAAGAATCTTCCCTTATATCCAGAGGATTGCAAATGGGGAAGACTCTACTCTCATCACCAGTCACCCAATAACAGAAATGTTATGCAG TTCAGGGACATCAGCTGGAGAGCCTAAAATGATGCCATCGATTGTGGAAGATCTAGAACGCCGTACCTTTGTGTACAATCTTATCACGCCAATCATAAATca gtACGTTTCTGATCTTGACGAGGGCAAGGCAATGTATCTGTACTTTGTAAAAGCAGAAATGTGCACTCCATGTGGCCTACCAGCCAGAACAGTGTTAACAAGCTACTACAAGAGCAAGCACTTCAAGTGCCGCACACACGATCCTTGGAACGACTACACAAGCCCTGACCAAACCATTCTATGCAATGACAGCAACCAAAGCATGCATTGCCAGCTTCTCTCAGGTTTGGTCCACCGCCGCCACGTCCTACGCCTCGGTGCCGTCTTCGCCTCCGCACTTCTGAGAGCCATTTCCTTCCTGGAACGAAACTGGAGGCACCTTTGTGAGGACATTCGAACTGGCCAACTCAGTTCCTTCATAACAGACCCTTCATGCCGTTCATGCATGTCCACATTGCTTTCATCCCCTGACCCTCGTCTCGCTGATGAAATCACGAGAATCTGTAGCCAGAAGTCTTGGAAGGGAATTCTGTGCCAGCTTTGGCCTAAGGCAAAGTTCATTGAGGCTGTGGTTACTGGCTCCATGGCTCAGTATGTTCCTGCTCTTAAGCACTACAGTGATGGGAAATTGCCTTTGGTTTGTACCATGTATGCTTCTTCTGAGTGCTACTTTGGGGTTAATCTGAAGCCTCTTTGTGATCCTGGTGATGTTGCTTTTACGCTCTTGCCTAACATGGGTTACTTTGAGTTCCTTCCTCTTGGACATAACGGGACGCTGTTGATGGACTTTGATGAAGGGGAGCAGGTTCCCAATGATAAGCTTGTGGATTTGGTGCATGTTAAGCTTGGTTGCTTTTATGAGCCTGTGGTCACTACTTTTGCTG GGCTGTATCGATACCGCGTTGGTGACGTGCTTCAGGTGGTAGGATTTTACAACAACGCCCCACAAGTCCGTTTCATCTGCAGGAGAAACGTTGTGATCAGCGTCGACACCGAGAAGACCAACGAGGAGGACTTGCACAGGGGCGTGACAATGGCAAAAAAGTTGCTGGAGCCCTACGATGCTCTCTTAGTGGAGTACACAAGCTACCCCGACACTTCTTCGATACCAGGACACTACGTATTGTACTGGGAAATTCTTCATTGCGGGATAAAGACGACAGAGTCATCACAACAACTTCAACTTCTTGACGCAAACGTGCTTGAGGAATGTTGCATTGCGGTGGAGGAACAATTGGACTACGTATATAGACGATGCCGTAGCTATGACAAGTCTGTGGGGCCACTTGAGATACGTGTGGTGGAGCCAGGGACGTTTGATGCATTGATGGACTTGTTTATTAGCCAAGGTGCTTCCATCAATCAGTACAAGACTCCAAGGTGCATCAAGTCTAAGAAAGCACTCAAGTTACTCAAGTCTAAAGTTACAGCGTCTTTCTTCAGCCCTAGGGATCCCAAATGGTCCCCTAAGATGTGTTCAACTTGA